The Geothrix oryzae DNA window AATCCCGGGGATCGGCCCCTCGCCCCCGCGCCGATCGGGTCGAGACGAAGGGCCGCGGCCGAGGCGGGCGGGATGCGGGTCCGAAAGGCCAGCCAGGCCAAGGCTAATCGCACGGGCCGAGCTGGACGATGGGGTGTCCTGGGGCCCGCCCCGTGGATGGCATGGCGTCCGTCCAGCGATGAGGATGGGAACTGGCGCTCGGGGAGGACGGCACCGATGGATCGGGACATCGCGAACAAGATCATTGATTTCATCTACACCGCCACGGGCATGAACTCGATCGTCTGCGATGTGGAGGGGACCATCGTCGCCGCCAAGATCAAGTCCCGGGTCGGCGACCTGCACGCCGGCGCGCGGAAGATGCTGCAGGAGAACCTGCCCCACATCATCATCACGGCGGCCGAAGAGGAGGCCTCGGGCGGGACCGTCCGGGCGGGCATCAACCTCCCCATCCGCCACAACGACGAGCTGATCGGCTCCATCGGCATCCCCGGCGACCCCGAGAAGACGCTGCTGGTCACCAAGATGGCCTCGGGCCTGTTCTCGAAGGAGCTCCGCGAGCGCGAGCTGCTGAGCCTGCTGCTGGGCCACGCGGCGCAGATGGACAGCGCCATCACCACCATCGTGTCCACGGTGGAGCAGGTGAACGCCTCCCAGGCGAAGGTCTCCAGCATGGTCGACGAGGTGGAGCAGCTGGTTCAGGCCTCCTTCGAGGACATCAAGACCACCGGCGAGGTGGTGGAGACCATCCAGTCCATCGCCAGCAACACCCAGATGCTCGGCCTGAACGCGGCCATCGAGGCGGCCCACGCCAAGGAGGCCGGCCGGGGCTTCGCCATCGTGGCCGAGGCCGTGCGGAAGCTGTCCGACCAGTCCAGCGCCTCCGTCGAGGACATCAAGGTCACCCAGGCGCACCTGAACGAATCCATGGGCCGCGTGGTGGACTTCTCGAAGGACCTGACCACCCAGACCCACGAGCAGACCAGCGCGACCAATGCCATCGCCGACATGGTGCTGGACCTGAAGAAGATCAGCGAGGCCCTGATGGCCATGACCCAGTCCTGAACCGGGTCTCCGCCGGTTCATCCTCGGCGGTAGAGCACCGCGTCCTCCCCGTCGGGGTAGTAGCCGGGCCGCCGCCCGCAGGGTTCCCAGCCGCAGGCCCGGTAGAGGCGGATGGCCGCGGCATTGGAGGGCCGCACCTCCAGGAACAGGTGGGTCAGCCCCTCCCCGGCCAGCTGCCGCTGGCAGGCCTCCAGCAGGACCTGGCCCAGGCCCTGGCCCCGGTGGGCCGGATCCACGGCGATGCGCAGCAGCTCCGCCTCCCCGGCCGCGGGCACCCGCGACCACCGGGCGAAGGCCACCTCCGGCAGCAGCCACAGGGCCTCGTGATCCGCCGGGGCCTTCCAGGCCGAGCCGAAGGCCGTGCGGTCCAGCCGCGTCACCCAGGCCGGCAGGGGCTCGCCCCCCTCTAGGTACCAGACCCCGGACTCCGGACTCTCCCTCACCGCGCCACGCCCTTCCGCAGGGCCTCCGGCAGGTGGGCGGCGGCGTGGGGGAAGTTCACCTCGGCGTCGGTCTCCCGCAGGTAGAAGGGCACGAGGGGCGCTTCCGGCGGCCCCTGGGCGACGCGCCGCGCCAGGGCCACCAGGCCCGCCAGGGTGGCTTCGCCCTCATCGGCCAAGCGCATCCGCTGCGGCGCGGGCAGCACGGCCTCCACCTTGGCCGCGAAGGCCTCCGGGGCCCACCAGGGCTCGGCCCCCACGCGCTCGGGGAGGTCCGCCAGCGGGTGCTTGGCGGCGGGCTCCGTGGGGCCCTCCGCCCAGCGCTGGTGGAAGGCCTCGCTGCGCTGGCCGTCCAGCAGGATCCAGAGCGGGCCCGCCACGCCAGCCTGACGCAGCGCCTCGGCCCGCAGGGCGAAGGCGGAGAAGCCCCAGGTGGGCAGCCCCGTGAGGCCCAGGCCCTCGGCCGTGGCCACGCCGATCCGCAGGCTCGTGAAGCCGCCGGGCCCCAGGCAGGCCGCCACGCCCGACAGGTCCATCGGCGTGCCGCCGGCCTCGGCCATCAACGATTCCAGCGCGGGGAGCAGCCGCTCGCTGTGCCCCCGCCCCACGCCCGACGCCACCCGCCGCGTCCACGCGCGATCCCCCTGGATCAGCGCCAGGTGCAGGATCTCCGTGGTGGTGTCGAGGGCGAGCAGCATGAGGCCAGTGTATCGGGCCGATGGCGTCCACGGCTTCTGGCGACCTCCGGCCCTGCTAGGCCTCCAGGCCCCGCTGCCGCATGAAGGCGCCCAGGTCCTGATCCTGACGCAGGATGTGCTCCACCAGCCAGGTCTCGAGGAAGGCCAGCACGGCCTCCGTCACCCGGGCGCGGCCGGCGCGGAAGTCCGCCAGCAGGTCGCTCAGCTGCAGGGTCAGCTCCGCGTGGGCCGCGAAGTGGGCCGAGGCCCGGGGATAGCCCGCCCGGATCATCAGGGCCTCCTCGGAACTGAAGTGGGTGACCGCGTAGTCCCGCAGGAAGGCCAGGATCTTCCCGATCTCCTCCCGGTCCTTCCCCTGATCCAGCGCGGCGTGCAGCCGGTTCACCGCGTCCACCAGCGAGCGGTGCTCCGCGTCGATCTGATCCTGGCCGGTGACCAGTTCGGGTTGCCATTCCATGTAGCCCAAGGACTGCTCCGGGAGATCCTGCGAACCGAGGGGTCCCGCGGCTTCACGGGCGTCAGACCGGCCCACCCGCTCCCAGCGGGCTGGCCACAGAAAAAGGCGGCCGCTGGGGCCGCCTTTTCGATTTGGAGCTCCGGCCTAGCAGGCCTTGAGGACCTTGCCCGCCTGGATGCAGGAGGTGCAGACGCGCAGGCGCTTGGGGGCGCCGCCCACCAGGGCGCGGACGCGCTGGATGTTCGGGTTCCAGCGACGCTTGGTCACATTGTTGGAGTGGGAGACATTGTTCCCGAACTGGGGCTTCTTACCGCAGATTTCGCACTGACGAGACATGGGAACCTCACGAACCAAAGGTGAAAACAGCCAAGAGAACCAGTGTAGCCAAGCGGTTCCATAACGCAAGGGGAAAGCCCTTGCGCGGGACCAGTCTCCTTGCCCAGGATAGCCACACTCCCCCCGGAATCCCCATGGAACTGCCCCTCTGGGCCCTCGCCTTCACCGTGCTGGATTGGCCCGAGCGCCACAAGGCCGAGGCCTGGGCCGCGCTCCAGGCCGGCGTGGCACCCGCCCTCTCCGCCGAGCAGGCCGGGGCCCTGGCCCGCCTGGAGGCCGACCTCCCCCGGCGCCGCCAGGAGGCCCGGGACCGGGAGGCCCGCCTGCTGCTGCCCGGCGACCGGGAAACCGACCCCCGGGAAGCCGCCGCCGTGGAGGCCCTGCTGGCGCCCCTGCCCTACCCCGTGGCCCTGTGGGTGCGCGGCACGCTGCCGCCCCCCGGCCCCCGCCTGGCCATGGTGGGCAGCCGTCAGGCCAGCAGCCGCGGCAAGGCCCGCACCCGGGCCTGGGCGAAGGCCTTCACCGAGGCCGGCCTGGCCGTGGTGTCGGGCCTGGCCCGGGGCATCGACGGCGCGGCCCACCTGGGAGCCATCGAGGCCGTCCCCGGCCCCTCCGGCCTGGCGGGCACCTGGGGCATCCTGGGCTCGGGCTTCGACCACCCCTACCCGCCCGAGCACGCCCCCCTCATGGCCCGCATGGTGGCCGCCGGGGGCGGGGTGATCACCCCCTTCCCGCCCGAGGCCCCGCCCCGGGCCTGGCACTTCCCCCGGCGGAACTGGCTGCTGGCGGCCTGGACGAACGGGGTGCTGGTCACCGAGGCCCGGCTCAAGTCCGGCTCCCTGGTCACGGCCCGCCTCGCCCTGGACCTCGGCAAGGAGCTCTGGGTGTGCCCCGGGTCACCGGAAGATCCTTCGGCCGAGGGGCCCAACTCTTTGCTAAGAGAGGGTGCCGCAAGGGTTTGCCTATCCCCCGCCGACCTCCTGGAGGACCTGGCCGGGGCCTGGGTCCCTTGACAAACCTCTGCCCTTAGGATCCATCCTTAGGGGCCGTTCAGGGCTGACAGCGTTTTTCTGGCAGGCCTGTTGCGGCGCCTCATGCCGCCCCACCCGTTGTGGCGAAATCGTGGTTCCGAGTAAGGCGGCGTAGCCCCCAAGGGAGTGTCCAGTGACTAAGCTCGTGATCGTCGAAAGCCCATCGAAGGCGAAGACCATCACCAAGTACCTCGGCAAGGGGTACAAGGTCATGGCCTCCGTGGGGCACATCCGGGACCTGCCCCGCAAGCTGGGCGTGGACATCGAGAACGGGTTCCAGGAGGAATACGAGATCAGCCCGGCCAAGGAGAAGGTGGTCAAGGAGCTGAAGGCCGCCGCCAAGACCGCCACCGAGCTGGTGCTCGCCACCGACCCCGACCGCGAGGGGGAGGCCATCAGCTGGCACCTGCTGGAGGCCATCAAGCCCCCCAAGACCCTGCCCGTGAGCCGGGTCCTCTTCAACGAGATCACCCCGGCGGGCATCGCCAAGGCCATGGCCGCGCCCACCATCATTAATAAGAAGCTGGTGGACGCCCAGCGGGCCCGCCGCGTGCTGGACCGCCTGGTGGGCTACAAGGTCAGCCAGGTGCTCTGGGACAAGGTGCGCCGCGGCCTCAGCGCGGGCCGCGTGCAGAGCGTGGCCGCCCGCATCATCGTCGACCGCGAGCGGGAGATCCTGGCCTTCAACCCCGTGGAGTACTGGGTGCTGAAGGGCCGGTTCGCCGCCAAGCTGCCGCCCTCCTTCTGGATGAAGCTCGTGAAGCTGGGCGGCCAGCCGCTGCAGCTGGGCAACAAGGAGACCAAGCGCCGCGTGGCCGACGCCGTCCAAGCCAAGGATCTGAAGGCCCAGCTCGAGAAGGCCGCCTACACGGTCACGGGCCTGGAGACCAAAGAGAAGAAGCGCAACCCCGCCGCCCCCTTCACCACCGCCAAGCTGCAGCAGGAATCGGCCCAGAAGCTGAAGATGAGCGTGAGCCGCACCATGCAGAACGCCCAGCGGCTGTACGAGGGCGTGGACTTCGGCGAAGGCCCCGTGGGCCTCATCACCTACATGCGCACGGATTCGCCCCGCTTGGCCCCCGAGGCCGTGGAGGCCACCCGCACCTTCATCGGCGAGAAATACGGCCAGGAGTACCTGCCCGCCAAGGCCCGCATCTTCACCGGCAAGGCCGGGGCGCAGGATGCCCACGAGGCCATCCGCCCCACCGACATCACCCGCACGCCCGAGAGCCTGCGGGGCCACCTGGAGCCCGATCAGTTCCGCCTCTACGCCCTCATCTGGCGGCGCACCATGGCCTGCCAGATGGAGGCCGCCCGCTTCGACGAGACGGTGGTGCAGACCGAGGCCCCCGTGGGCAAGGACACGGCCCTGTTCGAGGCCAAGGGCGAAATCGAGCGCTTCCCCGGCTGGCTGGCGGTCTACCGGGCCGACAAGACCGAGGAGGATGCCGAGGGCATCGCCGACGCCACCAAGGGCGACGAGGAGGACGAGGACGAGGCCCTGCTGCCGGCCCTGAAGCTGGGCGAGGCCCTGAAGCTCGAGCAGCTCGACGCCGACCAGCAGTTCACCAAGCCCCCCGCGCGCTTCAACGAGGCCACGCTGGTGAAGGAGCTGGAAGAGGATGGCATCGGCCGCCCGTCCACCTACGCCAGCATCATCAGCACCATCCAGGACCGCGACTATGTGAAGAAGCACGAGGGCCGCTTCAAGCCCACGGAGCTGGGCATGGTGGTCACCGACCTGCTCATCCAGGGCTTCCCCCGCCTGCTGGACACGAAATACACCTCGGGCATGGAGGGCAACCTCGACCTCATCGAGGTGGGCAAGCTCACCTTCAAGAAGGCCATGACGGACTTCTACGGCCCCTTCGAGCAGGCCCTGGCCGCCGCCGGGCAGGACATGCAGAACCTGAAGGCCGGCGTGCCCACGGGCGAGAAGTGCCCCAAGTGCGGTGACCGCAAGAAGCACCCCGGCACGCTGCTCAAGCGCATCGGCCGCAACGGGCTCTTCGTGGGCTGCACCAACTACAGCGCCGAGCTTGAAAAGGACAAGTGCGACTACACCGCGGACCTCGAGAAGATGGAGGAGCCCGAGGACGCGCCCGAGTGCCCGCTCTGCGGCACCACGCCCATGAACCTGCGCAAGGGCCAGTGGGGCCCCTTCTGGGCCTGCCCCAACTACCCCAAGTGCAAGGGCATCGTGAAGGCCGATCCGAAAGGCATTCCGGTTCCCCCCGACGAGCCCACCGGCGAGACCTGTCCCAACTGCGGCAAGGGCTTCGTGAAGCGCCACGGCCGCTACGGCGAGTTCGTCTGCTGCATCGACTACCCCACCTGCAAGACCGTGAAGAAGGAGATCCTGGCCGTGCCCTGCCCCAAGTGCGGCGGCGGCCTCAGCCCCCGGAAGACCCGCTTCGGCAAGGTCTTCTACGGCTGCACCAACTACCCCAAGTGCGACTTCACCGCCTGGGACAAGCCCGTCCCCGTCACCTGCCCCGCCTGCAAGAATCCCAGCATGGGCGAGAAGACCCGCAAGCCGAGGGGCAAGGACCCCATCCAGGTGCTGCTCTGCCCCAAGTGCGGGCATGAAGAGCCGATGGGATGACCTGCCAAAAGGAGTTTGAACTATGCCTGGGAGAGGTGGAATTTCCTCTCAGGTAATACTCCTGAACAACGCCCCCAATCTCTGTTCATTGGCTTGAATTGGCCGAGAGTTGCCGCATAGCGGCCCCGATGACTACGCCGAGGGGATCGTCCTGACCTCCACCACCTAGCATCCATTTTGAGGTTGGCCTGGAGATACTGGATATGTATTGAGAGAGCAGAATATAATTAGCAAACCTTCCAGCGAGTGACTCCTAGATGAACCCTGCAGATTCCGATGATGCCCTTATCAACTTCGCTGATGATGCGGATGATGAAATTGAGGTGCAAGCAAGTGTGGATAGATATCGTGATGCCGTCCTGTACGGCACCGATTGGACAGTGAGAACCCTCCTTGAGCAGATCGAGCAAGGCAACATTGATCTATCCCCGACCTTTCAGAGGCGGGATGCTTGGAGCCGAAAAAACAAGAGCAGATTTATTGAGTCGGTTGCGCTTCAACTTCCGATTCCTCAGATTGTGTTGGCTGAGAGAAAAGAGCAGCGTGGAACCTACATTGTACTGGATGGGAAACAAAGGTTGCTTACTCTCGCACAGTTTGCCGGGGAACTTGCTGATGATCACCCACTTTGGGAAGACTCAGCAAAGGCTGGACCACTCCGCCTATCTGGGCTGACAGTACTAACAGGACTCAACGGAAAGACTTACAAAGACATTGTTAGTTTCCCCGCCCTTGGTCAGGTTAGAACGCAGTTTGACAATCACACTATCCGTAGCGCCCTGATTCGTAACTGGCCGGATGAAGACTACCTCTATGAAGTCTTCATTCGATTGAACACAGGCAGTGCGCGCTTGTCCCCGCAGGAACTTAGGCAAGCAATGAAGCCTGGTCAATTCACCGAGTTTTTGGGTGTAAGATCTGCGAATAGTTCCGTTCTAC harbors:
- a CDS encoding sugar diacid recognition domain-containing protein, with amino-acid sequence MDRDIANKIIDFIYTATGMNSIVCDVEGTIVAAKIKSRVGDLHAGARKMLQENLPHIIITAAEEEASGGTVRAGINLPIRHNDELIGSIGIPGDPEKTLLVTKMASGLFSKELRERELLSLLLGHAAQMDSAITTIVSTVEQVNASQAKVSSMVDEVEQLVQASFEDIKTTGEVVETIQSIASNTQMLGLNAAIEAAHAKEAGRGFAIVAEAVRKLSDQSSASVEDIKVTQAHLNESMGRVVDFSKDLTTQTHEQTSATNAIADMVLDLKKISEALMAMTQS
- a CDS encoding GNAT family N-acetyltransferase, producing MRESPESGVWYLEGGEPLPAWVTRLDRTAFGSAWKAPADHEALWLLPEVAFARWSRVPAAGEAELLRIAVDPAHRGQGLGQVLLEACQRQLAGEGLTHLFLEVRPSNAAAIRLYRACGWEPCGRRPGYYPDGEDAVLYRRG
- the tsaB gene encoding tRNA (adenosine(37)-N6)-threonylcarbamoyltransferase complex dimerization subunit type 1 TsaB, encoding MLLALDTTTEILHLALIQGDRAWTRRVASGVGRGHSERLLPALESLMAEAGGTPMDLSGVAACLGPGGFTSLRIGVATAEGLGLTGLPTWGFSAFALRAEALRQAGVAGPLWILLDGQRSEAFHQRWAEGPTEPAAKHPLADLPERVGAEPWWAPEAFAAKVEAVLPAPQRMRLADEGEATLAGLVALARRVAQGPPEAPLVPFYLRETDAEVNFPHAAAHLPEALRKGVAR
- a CDS encoding bacteriohemerythrin; protein product: MEWQPELVTGQDQIDAEHRSLVDAVNRLHAALDQGKDREEIGKILAFLRDYAVTHFSSEEALMIRAGYPRASAHFAAHAELTLQLSDLLADFRAGRARVTEAVLAFLETWLVEHILRQDQDLGAFMRQRGLEA
- the rpmB gene encoding 50S ribosomal protein L28; the protein is MSRQCEICGKKPQFGNNVSHSNNVTKRRWNPNIQRVRALVGGAPKRLRVCTSCIQAGKVLKAC
- a CDS encoding DNA-processing protein DprA, with the translated sequence MELPLWALAFTVLDWPERHKAEAWAALQAGVAPALSAEQAGALARLEADLPRRRQEARDREARLLLPGDRETDPREAAAVEALLAPLPYPVALWVRGTLPPPGPRLAMVGSRQASSRGKARTRAWAKAFTEAGLAVVSGLARGIDGAAHLGAIEAVPGPSGLAGTWGILGSGFDHPYPPEHAPLMARMVAAGGGVITPFPPEAPPRAWHFPRRNWLLAAWTNGVLVTEARLKSGSLVTARLALDLGKELWVCPGSPEDPSAEGPNSLLREGAARVCLSPADLLEDLAGAWVP
- the topA gene encoding type I DNA topoisomerase, with translation MTKLVIVESPSKAKTITKYLGKGYKVMASVGHIRDLPRKLGVDIENGFQEEYEISPAKEKVVKELKAAAKTATELVLATDPDREGEAISWHLLEAIKPPKTLPVSRVLFNEITPAGIAKAMAAPTIINKKLVDAQRARRVLDRLVGYKVSQVLWDKVRRGLSAGRVQSVAARIIVDREREILAFNPVEYWVLKGRFAAKLPPSFWMKLVKLGGQPLQLGNKETKRRVADAVQAKDLKAQLEKAAYTVTGLETKEKKRNPAAPFTTAKLQQESAQKLKMSVSRTMQNAQRLYEGVDFGEGPVGLITYMRTDSPRLAPEAVEATRTFIGEKYGQEYLPAKARIFTGKAGAQDAHEAIRPTDITRTPESLRGHLEPDQFRLYALIWRRTMACQMEAARFDETVVQTEAPVGKDTALFEAKGEIERFPGWLAVYRADKTEEDAEGIADATKGDEEDEDEALLPALKLGEALKLEQLDADQQFTKPPARFNEATLVKELEEDGIGRPSTYASIISTIQDRDYVKKHEGRFKPTELGMVVTDLLIQGFPRLLDTKYTSGMEGNLDLIEVGKLTFKKAMTDFYGPFEQALAAAGQDMQNLKAGVPTGEKCPKCGDRKKHPGTLLKRIGRNGLFVGCTNYSAELEKDKCDYTADLEKMEEPEDAPECPLCGTTPMNLRKGQWGPFWACPNYPKCKGIVKADPKGIPVPPDEPTGETCPNCGKGFVKRHGRYGEFVCCIDYPTCKTVKKEILAVPCPKCGGGLSPRKTRFGKVFYGCTNYPKCDFTAWDKPVPVTCPACKNPSMGEKTRKPRGKDPIQVLLCPKCGHEEPMG
- a CDS encoding DUF262 domain-containing protein — protein: MNPADSDDALINFADDADDEIEVQASVDRYRDAVLYGTDWTVRTLLEQIEQGNIDLSPTFQRRDAWSRKNKSRFIESVALQLPIPQIVLAERKEQRGTYIVLDGKQRLLTLAQFAGELADDHPLWEDSAKAGPLRLSGLTVLTGLNGKTYKDIVSFPALGQVRTQFDNHTIRSALIRNWPDEDYLYEVFIRLNTGSARLSPQELRQAMKPGQFTEFLGVRSANSSVLQKILGLNAPDFRMRDVDLLLRLIAFLTRLPAYKGNLKPFLDETHDHYNARWSSEQNAVDNLVSRIEDGLEFLVRCFGDAREVGRRWAADQFDGPINRAVLDVQLASALDVEVRKAVQAGKLDLKATFIEMSLHNSEFTEAIAGTTKSIASIRTRYKCWKKALEDKIGAEIHMPSLPNG